ATTCAGCGAGACGATGCTGTTGCTTCGATAATCCGTAAAACCGAAGAGATTCCGGGCTATCTTCATATAGGCATCGCTGCAAGAACCGGGTTCTATCATCAACCGCATTGTAAACTGGAAGGACTTTCCCGCATCCATATGCGAACCGCAACCGCCCAGAGCCGGAGCGAAGATCATGGGCTGAGCGTACCCTTTCGCATTGCGCACCGCCACGCCAAAACGCGAATTTTCCATCAGAGGAAGGGGGTCAAAGGGCAGCTCTTGCGGATCCGCCATCAGTGAAATGCATTGTTTTCCAATACGCACCATGGTTCCCGGCAAGGTGCAGCGATAGGCCAGCGTCATATAGGAAATATCCGGGAAGCGTTTTTCCTGCCAAATCAATGGCTGCCACACTTCGTCAAATTCCCCCGGTTCCGCCTCCGGCATTCCCGTGAATCCCACCGAATAATGCCCCTTGCTCAAGGGGGTGAAACAGAATTCCAATACAGGCTCATGCGCCGAATCGGGAAGGGAAAAGCTGGCCGTGAGTTGAAAGGACGGATGTTCCGCAAACACGAAATGGATGGCATGGTTTTTGATGTGCGCATCCGTTGCAGTAACAACTAATACATTGCCTGCACTAAACAGGTCCGCAGTTCGTCCGTCTGTGCTGCCTCTTAAAATAGCATCGTCAAATCCATCACCCGCTATTCCGGCGTCCCCTTTCACTGTTTGCAGCAGTTTGTCTTTTTGAAGGCGCCGCGGGTCCACTTTCCAACTGACCACATTATAGTTGATACTTTTGATGCCGCTTGGCCTGTTTTTGAGTTGCGGGTCGCTTTCAGAGGTCAAAATGGTGAAGGCGGGCGTACATATGAATTGCAGTCCTGCCTTGCTCTCTACAAGAACACTGTGGTCTTTGTGCAGCGTCAAGGAATAGTATGCATTGTTCAGCCTCTGTTCATCGGCGTTTGCAAACCCCAGGGACGCCAGCATAAGCGAAACTGCGACTACGCTTCTGGCAATATAGTTTAGCATCAGCAATACTCCTTGTATTCGAATGTATTTTCCGCACTCTTGTTGTTACTGCGCATCTCTTGACGCTTTTTTATGCTGCGCCATATTTTGCTCCATCTCAACGATCTGGCTCCGCAGGCTTCAGCGTGTAAGAATGCGCTGTCACCGACAAACTATGCCTCGCTCCTGTCTGATGCAATCGCTCGCGCCTTGCGATAAAAAAGTATGATATGTGGGCGAATGATTATTGGTTGAAAACCTCAAGATTCCATGCGTCCATCCAAGGAATAGACATCTCGGGACCATTAAAAAAGATGGGAAGCCAGATATAGCCGCTCTCATAGGGATGTTCAGGTTTGTTAATATCGAACATGGCGATATAAGCATCCTTTCTGCCTTCCACCTTTAGAATAAAGTGCGATTGTCCGCCAAAGGTCAGAGCCGCATCAAGTCCGTTATGCGGGTTCATGCCTGAAACGGGATTCCCATGCGCCGACCAAGGACCATTGAGCGACGTGGCGGAAAAGGCGCGAGCAGTGTTTGGTTTCCAGCCTGAGGAACCGGAAGCCAGCATGATGTATTCGCCGTCTTTCTTAACAAGTGCCGGCGCTTCCGTACCTTGTGTGATGCCTTCACAGACCGTGTATTCCCCTGCCGGAAACAGATAGTCGTCCCGCATTTTACCCATCACGAAAGCCTTGTCTGGCTTACGGACGGCAAGGTGGTATAGGCAACCATCGTCATCTTTAAACATGGCGAAGTCGCCCGTGCCCTCCGGTGAATTGCCACCGAGAAACTTATGGCGGTAATTGAATGGCCCGGTTGGGCTTGAAGAAGTGGCCACCGCAACAAAAGCGACCCGGGACCCCATGCCGCGCAAATAAAGCTTGAAAAACATAACAAACTCACGGGTGCTTTCATTATACACCACCTTGGGGCGGTCTGAATTGCACTCATGGGTAAGGTCTTCGGTCTCGGGACGATCCAGACGAATCATCATGCCCATATCATGCCAGTTCATAAGATCCTTTGATGCATAACAATGAACGCCGCCATCAGCATGCTCCGCTTCGGACAATCCCTCAATCTTATGTTCGCCATACCAGTAGTAGATGCCAAGATGATAAAGCACGCATCCGCCATGGGCATTAATTCTATTGCCTGATGAATCACACCAAAGTTTTCCCGGTTGGAACGCGTCCTGTTCCTGTACGGCGCATGCATCTGAAAACAAGCCAAATGCAAGCAGTGCAACAACTATATTTGGGGCGACATTGCTCAACATGGGCGTGTCTCCTTCTGGCGGCTATCCATAACAGCGCACGCCGAACAGGGCAGCCAGCGCTGCGCGTTTTTCCAGAATCTCTATACGCAACGCCGCAGCAGCAACTGGTTGATCAAAACGAATTGCATACAGGGCCTGATGATTGTCCTCTTCGCTGGCGATAACATTGTTTTTATCATCAACGACCCGAAATGCTTTCACGCAAAAAGGCATGGCGCTGTCATGGTGGCCGAACTGCACAGACTCCATGGCGTGATCATAGTCAACATCAAAATGCAGTATGATCGTGCGAATAGACTGCTGCGTGTCCCAACTGAGCGTCACGGAGGGGCAATCATCGGTTTCGTCCGCCACCCAGGCATTCGACTGAATGAAGGGGCGGTTATAGCCCGTCCGCAATTGGTTTGCACCAAATGCCTTGAGCGACGGATTGAACCCGGCCGCCAACAACTTCCCTTCAGGCCGGCGCTCCGGCAGCCAGAACTCAAATTCGTCGAACCCGCTCCCTTCCGGCGGCGTCTGCACCGCACTGCCGGCCACTTTTTTGTTGGCGGAATGGACCAGCGTCATTACGCCCGTGAGCAGGGTGTCGGACAGCACAATCGCCGCCCCTTTGCTTGGCATGATGCAGATAAACACATATTGCGGTTTGTCTATGGTCACACCGAACGAAACGGGTGTTGGCACGCACAGGCCGGATTGCACGACTACCGTCCTCGCGGCCAGGACCTTGTCCGGTGTGAAATTGCCGTCCCGCTCCGACGTTCGCAACTGGATTTCTATCTCTTGTTGCTCTTCCGCGCGGAAATAGAAGGTGACTTCAGGAAACGCTCCTGCACTTGCCGGAATCAGCAGGGCGCGTGCCAAATCAAGGGGGAGCGTGTCATCGGAGGGAGTCAACCGGGACAGTTCAAATTCGCTGGACGCTGTGATGCGGGCGTGTTGAGCCAAATCAGGCGTGTCTTCCAGCACGAGATGCGGAACATGCTGTCCGGTGCGCATGAGCCGTGTTTGCAGGCTTTTCATGCGTTTTGCATCCAACAGGTCTCTTGGCTTCAGATTGTCTTCCCCGCACATGGCGGCGGCCATCCCCACAGCCTGTGCATTGTGGGCGGCGGTCATCATCACGCGGGTGGACCCGAAAGCAACATGGCTGACCGAGATCAGGCGTCCGGCCAGGAAGAGGTTCTCAATATTGCGGCTGTACATGCAGCGCCAGGGAATCTGGTAGACACCCTTGCTGTGGTATTGGGTGCAGCCGGGCTTGTCGCTGTACACGCCATCCGCCGGATGCAAATCAATGGCCCAGCCGCCGTAGGACACCGCATCTTCGTGCCGTTTCTGCGCCACGATATCCGATTGGCTGAGCATATAGTCGCCCTCAAAGCGGCGGCTTTCCCGTTTGCCGGGAATGGCGCCAATCCACTCAAGGGTATGGGTTTCGGTTTCCGGAAACTTGCCGGAGTTCTTGAGATGGTCCCACACCCCGTAGGCCACCTTCCACAGTTCCCATTTGATTGCTTCCGTGTCGTGAACCGTGTCCAAGCGTCCCCCGTATTCAAGCCACCACAGGGAACAGCCCAAACCCTTGGCGGTGATATGCCGGTGGCGCGGGATTTCCCGGACATCTTTGAGGGAGAATTTGGGCGGGGTATAGGTCACCGGTTTGCCGGTGTCTTTGGTGTGGAAGAAAATGCTATGCCCAAGCAACCCGCCATACGACTCATCAGGCGCGAAGGGCTCGCCGAATTCATGTGCAGCCTCGGCACCTGTCCGGTAGGCAGCGCCTGCGAGATAACCCAGTATCCCGTCGCCGGAAGCATCGCAAAACAGGGGCGCGACGATTTCATAGAGCGTGCTGTTCTGGCTGTTGAAGGCCCGCACGCAGCCAATGCGCGATGCGTCCATCATGCTGGCTGAAATCATGGCCGTGTTCAG
This genomic stretch from Candidatus Hydrogenedentota bacterium harbors:
- a CDS encoding FAD-dependent oxidoreductase; the encoded protein is MDPGGSERTLRTVPLHADLAIIGGGLAGVCCAITAAREGLRVVLAQDRPVLGGNASSEVRLWALGATSHQGNNNRWAREGGVINEIMVENIWRNKEGNPLYFDALLLEKVCLEGNITLLLNTAMISASMMDASRIGCVRAFNSQNSTLYEIVAPLFCDASGDGILGYLAGAAYRTGAEAAHEFGEPFAPDESYGGLLGHSIFFHTKDTGKPVTYTPPKFSLKDVREIPRHRHITAKGLGCSLWWLEYGGRLDTVHDTEAIKWELWKVAYGVWDHLKNSGKFPETETHTLEWIGAIPGKRESRRFEGDYMLSQSDIVAQKRHEDAVSYGGWAIDLHPADGVYSDKPGCTQYHSKGVYQIPWRCMYSRNIENLFLAGRLISVSHVAFGSTRVMMTAAHNAQAVGMAAAMCGEDNLKPRDLLDAKRMKSLQTRLMRTGQHVPHLVLEDTPDLAQHARITASSEFELSRLTPSDDTLPLDLARALLIPASAGAFPEVTFYFRAEEQQEIEIQLRTSERDGNFTPDKVLAARTVVVQSGLCVPTPVSFGVTIDKPQYVFICIMPSKGAAIVLSDTLLTGVMTLVHSANKKVAGSAVQTPPEGSGFDEFEFWLPERRPEGKLLAAGFNPSLKAFGANQLRTGYNRPFIQSNAWVADETDDCPSVTLSWDTQQSIRTIILHFDVDYDHAMESVQFGHHDSAMPFCVKAFRVVDDKNNVIASEEDNHQALYAIRFDQPVAAAALRIEILEKRAALAALFGVRCYG
- a CDS encoding family 43 glycosylhydrolase, which encodes MLSNVAPNIVVALLAFGLFSDACAVQEQDAFQPGKLWCDSSGNRINAHGGCVLYHLGIYYWYGEHKIEGLSEAEHADGGVHCYASKDLMNWHDMGMMIRLDRPETEDLTHECNSDRPKVVYNESTREFVMFFKLYLRGMGSRVAFVAVATSSSPTGPFNYRHKFLGGNSPEGTGDFAMFKDDDGCLYHLAVRKPDKAFVMGKMRDDYLFPAGEYTVCEGITQGTEAPALVKKDGEYIMLASGSSGWKPNTARAFSATSLNGPWSAHGNPVSGMNPHNGLDAALTFGGQSHFILKVEGRKDAYIAMFDINKPEHPYESGYIWLPIFFNGPEMSIPWMDAWNLEVFNQ